The Raphanus sativus cultivar WK10039 unplaced genomic scaffold, ASM80110v3 Scaffold1350, whole genome shotgun sequence genome includes the window GCGCACGCGAAACTTCTTACGGAAACGATGAATGATGCATAGTTCTCCGCAATACTCTATGAGCCTCTTGTCTTTGCAATCATCATACTCGTAGTAATCTATTGGAGTCGAAGGTCCGTACTGAAAAATCTTAAGCTCGGATAAACTAATCCACCATATCGCACCGTTTACGTCCAAGGCGTAGATCTGACCTTTGTGGACTATTATGTCCGAGAAATACTCAGCGTCTTTATCTGAAACCCTTGTCCAAACATTATTCTTATCGTTTTTATTACCTTCTTCGTTGTTGCACCACCAGATCTCCTTCTTGTCGTTCACCCCGAAAACAAGATTGTCCACTAAGACAACTCTAGCGAAAACGTTAGATGTGAGTTTATTAGAGAAATCATAGTATCTATAAACGTTGTAAGACTGATGAATCTCTGAGACGGTATACTTCAAAAGATCTAGGGTTTGGTGGGAAGAGGAGTCTACAGGGACACGAGAGAGAGGGTGCAGTAGCTTTTTACGGGTTTCGGAGTCGGAGACATCTTGGGTTTTGATCAGCCATCCTTTGTTCCGACAGGACGAGAGAAACACACGGAAGAAAGCCGCGGGAGAGAGTCGACACGGTTTTGTATAACTACTGTAACGAGAAAGGACACGTCCGGGGTTGCGGTTTTGGCGTTTGGGGTAACGTTTGTGGATGGAAAACGCAGAACGCCAGGTTTTGCAGAGGCTGCGGGATCGGAGAAGCTCGACCTTAGAGAAGAGGCGGCTGGCTACTTCATCGACTAGTTCTTCGGGTAGATCAGACCACTCGACGGATTGATCACTCATCTCTCTTTTCTATTTGTTacgttttttttaattcttttctGATATCCTTTGTTTGTTAGATGAGTGATTGGAAGAATGTGAAGATacgtttatttatatatagatactCTAAATCTGATATGGCAAAAAGAAGTCTTTGATGAAagatattttcctttttttccaaaacttctgtcaagaaaaaaatattttccttctttttgagtcaactaaaatatatatatatatatatatatatatataccttgatCCCAAAGTATTTACCTTACATATACGTGAATTTTGTTGTTTAATTTTCTGGTCTagtcaaaaaaatttaactatCTGGATTTTTTCATTGAATGTAAACCTaactattttgtaaatttactaaattatttCTGTTACAAATAACTTCCACTTTTGACTTGACCATAGATTTAATGAGttctttattttgaaaatatttgttgTTAGTTAATAGTATTTAGTTGAAAATTTACTCTATTAATGGGTCATAAACAAGTTTAAGAAATCAATATACAATTACTTAGAATGTTCTGttgatagcaaaaaaaaaatacttaatgctagaatttcaatttaatttttatgtattttctattcaatgtttgtatatatttttattattctctAGTTTGgcttttttgagatttttaatattttcatccATATTTTCAATTAGGATTGGGCAAATAAAGTGAACCCGAAATCCGGGTCGAATCCGATCTAATAAAAATGAATCCAAACACATATGAACCCGACATAAATGCCGAAAGATCTTATTTTATGGTATTCAGATTATTGATAttattcaaatcaaaccaaacctaAATAGATTTGCGATAGAACGTGAAACattcaaaatccaaaagaaTAACTTATACCAAACATTAGCTCAATTCCTcgtatgtatttaaaatatattaagatattattggatatctaaaataattattaattatataccGCATGAAATTTGATTGTTGAAGATGGCAGTTGAAGAtttaagtttttagattttgatttggttttcattaaataatattttatatatataaatatattatttttattcaaactcGTAGAATCTATGGTTTAGGTTTTGACACATCTTCAAACCCAAAGTCCATGAGCTTATTATCATAGGTCGGAACTAGTTGATAGGATCCCCTTTTACGCCCCCATGTCCCTCTCGTGTGGCGGCAGGGGGGCGTAAAAAGGAAAGAGAGGGATGGGGTTTCTCTCGCTTTTGGCTTAGCATAGCGGGCCTTCGTTTTATGCattcatttatttggttttctttctatcaaataattatggttacctttcgtttgattttgaatgatcacgtttgatattgtttttttttttttttttgaatcgattttatttatgtttggttacaaaatatgtataaatcatatattttaaaatcgaagaaacaattttatttatgttttagttataaaatatgaaaaacatgtacttttaaattgaaatatcGATTGAGATTCGAACCGGAAAGTACATCGAATTGTACcaattatttgaatatttattaacttCGACTTAAACCTGATAGAACCTAAACCGTTCTAGAATCAAACTTTCATATTACCTGAATCGGATTGATTTTGATAAATTCGAAAAACCAAAACCGATTGGGATCTCGAATGCCAATGCCTACTTCCAATAGAAACTCTTTTTGATTATCACCGTCAGTGCAAAACAACTATCTGTTAGCCATAATAAGTGCCTTGTCTCCCAAGGAACTAACCTAAACCCATTCCACCAGCTCGTTGTCCATCTGATAAACCTTGAAACGAACTGTCCTCTCGTTCTCAACTTTCCTTAATGCTAAATTTATTACAGAAACCGGTGAGCAATGCATGACTCTCCAGTCTCCACAGTGATTTTTAAGTACAAAAACATAATGatcctttcttcttcatacAAAATGACTAAACCCAATGTAATAAACACAATAATTGCATAAATCTAAAACGTGATTTTCTTTCTA containing:
- the LOC130504084 gene encoding F-box protein At4g35733-like — translated: MSDQSVEWSDLPEELVDEVASRLFSKVELLRSRSLCKTWRSAFSIHKRYPKRQNRNPGRVLSRYSSYTKPCRLSPAAFFRVFLSSCRNKGWLIKTQDVSDSETRKKLLHPLSRVPVDSSSHQTLDLLKYTVSEIHQSYNVYRYYDFSNKLTSNVFARVVLVDNLVFGVNDKKEIWWCNNEEGNKNDKNNVWTRVSDKDAEYFSDIIVHKGQIYALDVNGAIWWISLSELKIFQYGPSTPIDYYEYDDCKDKRLIEYCGELCIIHRFRKKFRVRRVDVERTVGFKVYKMDMELVEWVEVKSLGDNAFVMATDSCLAVLARDYYGCLENAIYFTEGKVVKNVNYVFKLGDGSVTKSVKTSSESCFRMFYPPFV